The nucleotide sequence AGCTGCGGCAGGCGGAGATAGAGCACATCCGCCGCATCGTGCGCGGCGAGACCCGGGGAAGGTGCGGCGGAGGCGCCCCCGCAGAAGCCCCTCGCGGACCCCGCACCGCTCGGGCTCGCCGCATTCTCCCTCATCGGCTTTCTCGTCGCGATCACCAACGCCGGGTGGTTCAATCAGCTGTTGGCCTTCGTGCAGCTCGCGCTGATCTTCAGTGGGATCATCCAGGTTCTGGTGGCCATGTGGGAGTTCCGCAACAACAACACCTTCGGGGTGGTGGGCTTCGGCTCTAAGGGTGCTTCTGGTTCGCCTTCGGGCTGCTCTTCCTGCTCGCCCCGCAACCAGGGATCACGCGGGCCAGCGAGGGCGCGTTGCTCGGGTTTACCCTTCTGGGGTGGACGATCTTCACCGTTTACGTGTGGGTAGTGGAGAGGGCTTCTCTTTCGGTTCCGTGTGAGGAGGCGGCGAAAGAGAGTTAGTATTTGCCGGAAACAAGATTGACCGGAGGTTTTCTTTGCGCAGGTGGCAGGTGAGAGAGCTGGGCGAACCGACGGAGGCGATGGAGCTCGTCGAGGAGGCTCCGCCCGAACCCGGTGCGGGGGAAGTCGTGATCGAGGTACGGGCCGCCGCACTCAACTTCTTCGACTTCCTGCTGTGCCGCGGGGAGTACCAGGAGAAGCCGCCTCTGCCCTTCACGCCCGGCGGAGAGGTCGCCGGGGTCGTCGTGGAGGCGGGCGAGGGGGCCGGCTTCGAGCCCGGAGAGCGGGTGGTGGCGCTGCCGGGCGTGCCGCGCGGCGGGTTCGCCGAGCGGGTCGTGGTGTCGGCTGAGAAGGTCTTTCCGGTCCCCGGGGAGGTTCTCTTCGAGAAGGCCGCGGCCATCCCCATAACCTACGGGACGGCGCACTTCGCCCTGCACCGTCGGGCGGGCGTCCGGGAGGGGGAGACGGTGCTGGTGCACGCCGGGGCCGGCGGGGTCGGGTCTGCGGCGATACAGCTCGCGAAGGCCGCCGGCGCCCGGGTCGTGGCCACAGCGGGCGGGGAGGAGAAGACCGGCCTCTGCCGCCGGCTGGGGGCGGAGGTGGCGATCGACTACCGCGAGGAGGATTTCGTCGCGGCGGTGAAGGAGGCCACCGGAGGCCGCGGGGCGGACGTCGTGATCGACCCGGTGGGCGGGGAGGTGTTCGACCGCTCGCGCCGGTGCGTGGCCTTCGAGGGGAGGATCGTGGTCGTCGGGTTCGCTTCCGGCGGGATACCCGAGATCCCGGCGAACCACCTGCTGCTGAAGAACTACTCGGTCCTCGGGCTGTACTGGGGGCTCTACGGCCGGGTCATGCCGGGGCTGGTGGCCGAGGTCGGCGCGGAGATCTTCCGCCTGCTTGAGAAGGGTGACGTAGACCCCCTTCTGTACCGGAACGAGACCGTGCCGTTCGAGGAGATCCCCCGGGCGCTCGAAGATCTCGCCGGCCGGCGCACCTGGGGGAAGCTCGTCGCCGGGCTCTCCGGTTGAGCGGTATGCGCTTTGGGGGTATAGAAGGTCTTATGGTGGCAGGTCGCGGAATAATCTGCTGGACGATGCGGGGGATGGGCCCTCATGTCCACTGAGGGCCCGCTCATCGGGTGCGCCGAGGCACACCCGAACATCGCGCTCGTCAAGTACTGGGGCAAGCGCGACGAGAAGCTCAACCTGCCGGCGGTGGGTTCGATCTCCGTGACCCTCGACGCGCTCACGACGCGCACGCGGGTCACCTTCGACCCCGCTCTGAGGAGGGACGAGCTGAGGCTCGGGGACGGCGAGGCCGGCGCCGCGCGCGTGAGCGTTTGTCTCGATCTTCTGCGGGAGAAGGCCGGGGTGGGCTGGTACGCCCGGGTCGAGTCGGAGAACGACTTCCCCACCGGGGCCGGGCTCGCCTCCTCCGCCTCCGGGTTCGCCGCGCTCGTCCGGGCCGCCGACGCGGCGCTCGGGCTGGGTCTCGACGAGCGCGAGCTCTCGGGGATAGCCCGACGGGGTTCGGGGTCAGCCGCTCGTTCGATCTTCGGGGGTTATGTGGAGTGGCCCCGGGGGGAGCGACCCGACGGGAGCGACTCGGTCGCCCATCAGCTCCTTCCTCCCGGCGGGTGGCCGCTTGCGGTGCTCGTCGCGATCACCACCCGCCGGAGCAAGCCGAAAGGTTCCTCGGAGGGCATGAAGCACACCGCGCGCACCTCACCCTACTGGGAGGCCTGGGTGGAGGGGCAGGAGGAAGACCTCGCCGCGGCGCGCGGGGCGATATTGCGGCGGGACTTCCAGGCCCTCGCGGAGGTCTCCGAACGCTCCTGCCTGAAGATGCACGCGCTCATGATGGCATCCTCCCCCGGGTTGCTATACTGGAACGGTGCCACCGTCGAAGCCATCCACGCCATACGCGGCCTGCGTCATGAAGGGATCCCCGTCTTCTTCACCGTCGATGCCGGGCCGCAGGTCAAAGCCATCTGTCTCCCCAGCTTCGCGGATGAGGTCGAGCGGGCCCTGCGCGGCGTCGGGGGTGTGCTCGAGGTGATCCGGAGCGGGATCGGGGATGGCGCCAGGGTCACGCATGCCATGCCGGTGGTGGGAGATTGAGGGTACGCGCCGAGGCGCCCGGCAAACTCTTTCTGCTCGGAGAGTACGCGGTGCTCGAGGGGGCTCCGGCGCTGATGCTCGCGGTCGACGCCCGGGCTTCGGCGGTCGTCGAGCCCGCCGCGACACCGGGCTGGGAGCTGGTCGCGCCGGATGTCCTGCAGAAGAGCGTGGCTTTTCGCTTCGATGAGGCGGGGCTGCCGGTCTGGCCCGAGGAAGACCTGGCCCGGCGCCTCTCGCTCGTGGATCAGGTACTCAAGGGTCTGGCGGCCCGGGGTTTGCTCCCCGGGAGCGAGGAGCTAAGGGTCACCCTCGACACCTCGGACTTCTTCGCGGTGCGCGACGGCAAGAGGCGCAAGCTGGGGCTGGGCTCCAGCGCGGCCCTGACGGTGGCGCTCTCCTCTGCCCTGACGGCGGCCGCCGGGAGGGAAGACCGGGTTGGAAACCGGCGGGGATGGCTGGAGGAGCTGCTGCACATCCACCGTGCGCTGCAGGACGGTCGTGGGAGCGGGGCGGATCTCGCGGCCGCCATCTACGGTGGGTGTCTGCGCTACCGCCTGGACGAGGACGGGCCTGGCGTGGAGGACTGCGGCTGGCCGGAGGGCCTGTACAGGCTCTTCGTTTGGACCGGGACGCCTTCATCCACGGGGGAGTATCTGGCCCGTCTCGACGCCTGGCGGCAGCGGAACCCCGGTGAGTACGACAGGAGGCTCGGCGAGCTGCGGGCGCTCGCCGAGGAGGGGATCGATGCCGTCGGCAGGGGTGGGGTGGAAGAGACGCTGGGGGCTTTCGCGGCATACGCGCGCGCCCTGCACGAGCTTGGCGCGGCCACTAAAATCCCTATCTATTCCACCGAGCACCGCAGGATCTCGGGGCTTGTCGAGGGTGCCGGCGGGGTTTACAAGCCCTGTGGAGCCGGAGGGGGGGATTTCGGCGTGGCTCTGTTCGACGAGGTCGGACGTCTGGAGGTTGCGCGGGTGAAGCTAGAGCGGGCCGGCTTCCTCTGCCCCCCGCTCGCGCCGGATGGTGATGGGCTCAGGCTCGAGATGATCGGGGAGGAAAGATGAGCGAGCGAGCACGTTTTCCCGAGTTCTACAAGCTCTCCATATCCGACCGGCTGCGGCTCCTGCGGGAGCGCGGTTGGATCGGGGAGGAGGACTACGAGGCTCTTTTGAGCGGGGAGCACACCCTCAAACCGCACAAGGCGGACAAGATGATCGAGAACGTCATCGGGGTGATGGGGCTCCCGGTGGGGCTGGGACTGAACTTCCTGATCAACGGCCGCGAGTACGTGGTGCCGCTGGTCGTCGAAGAGCCCTCGATCGTCGCCGCGCTCTCCTCGGCGGCGAAGATGGCGCGCACCTCCGGTGGTTTCACCGCGGAGTCCACCGAGCCTATTCTGATCGGTCAGGTGCAGGTGGTGGACATCCCGAACGTCGCCCGGGCGAAGTCCCAGCTGCTCTCGCGCAAGCGTGAGGTTATGGACCTCGCCGACAGCCTGCACCCGCAGATGGTGGCACGGGGCGGCGGGTGCCGTGACATGGAGGTGCACCAGCACCGGCTGCCGGACGGTCGGGACATGCTGGTCGTGCACCTGCTGGTGGACACCCGCGACGCAATGGGGGCGAACCTGGTCAACACGATGTGCGAGGGGGTGGCCGGGCTCGTCGAGTCGATAACAGGCGGTAGGGTCTTCCTGCGCATCCTCTCGAACCTCACCGACCGCTCGATGGTCCGGGCGCGCTGCGAGATACCGGCCGAGCAGCTCACCGGCAGGGGCTTCCGCGGCGAGGACGTGCGCGACGCGATCATCCTGGCCAACGACTTCGCGAGCGTGGACCCCTACCGGGCGGCGACCCACAACAAGGGCATAATGAACGGGATAGACGCGGTGGCGATCGCCACCGGCAACGACTGGCGGGCGATAGAGGCCGCGGCCCACGCCTACGCGGCGCGCAGTGGGCGCTACAGCTCGCTCACCCGCTGGTACAAGGGAGAGGGCGGTGAGCTCGTCGGGGAGATCGAGATCCCGCTGAAGGTGGGCACGGTCGGAGGGCCGCTGCAGTCCAACCCGACCGTCGGGATAAACCACCGGCTGCTCGGGATCGGCGGCGCGCGGGAGCTGGCCGAGGTGATGGGCGCGGTGGGGCTGGCGCAGAACTTCTCGGCGCTCCGGGCGCTCGGGACCGAGGGCATCCAGCGGGGTCACATGACGCTGCACGCCAGGAGCGTGGCGATGGCCGCCGGGGCGACGCCCGAGATCTTCGACGAGGTCGTAGAGCGTCTGATCGACTCCGGCGAGATCAAGGTGTGGAAGGCGGAGGAGATAATCTCGAGCCTGGGCGGCACCCCAGGCGGCGCGAAATCCGAGGAGGAACCCGACCCGCGCCTCTCGGGACACGGGAAGGTGATCCTGCTCGGCGAGCAGGCGGTGGTCTACGGCAGCCACGCGATCGCGGCCCCGATCCCGCTCGCCGTCCGGGCCCGCGTGCGCGAGACCTCCTCCGACGGTGTGGACCTGCTGATCCCGCGCTGGGGCGTCGAGTACCACATGCGTCCGGGCCGGCGGCCGCACGACCGCCAGGAGGACACCTTCGAGCACACGCTGGAGGTGGTGCTGGGGCACCTCGGGCTCACCGGACGACCGATGCGCATCGAGGTCTTCCCGACGATCCCGCGGGCGATGGGCCTCGGCGGGTCGGCGGCGATGGCGGTCGCGATCATCCGGGCACTCGACCACCGGTTCTCGCTCGGCCTCTCAGACGAACGGATAAACGAGCTGGCCTTCGAGTGCGAGAAGGTGGCCCACGGCACACCCTCCGGAATAGACAACACGCTCGCCACCTACGGAGAGTTCCTCCTCTACCGGCGCGGACGCGAGGGCGAGCCGCCGCTGATGCAGAAGGTCGAGGTGCCGAGGCCCCTGCCGCTGGTCATAGGCCTCACCGGCAAGGAGAGCCTCACCGCCAGGACCGTCGGTAGGGTGCGCGAGGCCTGGCAGAGAAACCGTACCCTCTACGAGAGCATCTTCGCCGAGATAGACCGCCTGGCGCTCGACGGCCTGGAGGCCCTCCGAACCTACGACCTGGAGCGCCTCGGTGAGCTGATGAACGTCTGCCACGGCTATCTCAACGCCCTGCAGGTCTCGAGCTGGGAGATGGAGGAGCTCGTCCAGATCGCCCGCTCCAACGGGGCACTCGGCGCCAAACTCACCGGCGGAGGTGGCTCGGTCATAGCCCTCTGTCCCGAGGACTCCGACCGGGTGGTGGGTGCCTTCCGGGACGCCGGATACCAGAGCCTCGAGGTCTCGGTGGGCTAGCGAACTTCATACCCGTACCGGATTTCTCGAGCCCCGGCGCCCCGCCGGGGCTTTCTTCGTACCTGCAGGACCGAGATCACATCCCCCCGCCATCAGCTTGTCTCCAAATTATGTTTCCTGTATCTTGTCTCCCCGTGAAGGTATTGGGAATCATTTGCAATAAAAGGTCGATGAGGGATCCGGGGTGCGTGTTCTGAGGTCGTGGGCGGCGCTGTTCGGCGGGCTGGTGGTACTGGGCGCGATTCTTCTCGTGTGCCTGCTGGCGAGCGTACGCTTCGGAGCGGCGGGGATCAGGACGGGCGAGGTAGTCTCCGCCTTAGTCGGCCGGGATGCTGGCTCGCGGGCGGAGATCATCGTGCGCACGCTGCGGGTGCCGCGGGCGCTCGCCGGAGCGCTCGTGGGGTCTTCGCTGGCGGTGGCCGGCGCGATAATGCAGGGCATCACGCGCAACCCGCTGGCCGATCCGGGCATCCTCGGCATCGAGGCCGGGGCGGGGCTGGCGGTGGTCGGCGGAGTGTTCGTGTTTGGGATCTCTTCCCTTTACGGGTATGCGCTCCTTGCGTTCGCGGGGGGTGGGCTCGCTGCGGCCGTCGTCTATGGGCTGGGATCTCTGGGAAGGGGTGGGATGACGCCGGTGAGGCTCACGCTCGCCGGTGCGTCGATCGCCGCGCTCTTCGGCTCGCTCACCACGGCCATACTCGTCGTGGATCGCAGGACGCTTGACGAGATCCGGTTCTGGCTTGCCGGCTCGATCGCGGGAAGGGATACCGGGTTGCTGCTCTGGGCGCTGCCTTATGTCTGTACGGGCCTGGTGGTCGCGTTTGGCCTCTCGCGTCAGATCACGGCGCTCTCGCTCGGGGAGGAGGTGGCGGCCGGGCTCGGGCAGCGTACGGGACGGGTGAGGCTGCTCGCTGCGCTGGCTGCGGTGTTGCTCGCCGGGAGCGCGGTCTCTGTCGCCGGGCCGGTAGGCTTCATCGGGCTCGTCGTGCCCCACGTGGTGCGCGCTTTCGTCGGGGTGGACTACCGCTGGGTGCTGCCTTATTCGGCGCTCGCGGGGGCTGCGCTGCTCATCTTGGCGGACATCGCGGCGCGGCTGGTGTTGCGTCCATTGGAGCTCCCCGTCGGGGTGATGACTGCGCTGGTGGGGGCCCCGTTCTTCGTGTATCTGGCGCGTCGGAGGGTCAAAGGGTGAGGCAGAGCCGGGTTCTACGAGCGGGTCGCCTCTCGCTGCGGCTGGATGTGC is from Rubrobacter calidifluminis and encodes:
- a CDS encoding NADPH:quinone oxidoreductase family protein translates to MRRWQVRELGEPTEAMELVEEAPPEPGAGEVVIEVRAAALNFFDFLLCRGEYQEKPPLPFTPGGEVAGVVVEAGEGAGFEPGERVVALPGVPRGGFAERVVVSAEKVFPVPGEVLFEKAAAIPITYGTAHFALHRRAGVREGETVLVHAGAGGVGSAAIQLAKAAGARVVATAGGEEKTGLCRRLGAEVAIDYREEDFVAAVKEATGGRGADVVIDPVGGEVFDRSRRCVAFEGRIVVVGFASGGIPEIPANHLLLKNYSVLGLYWGLYGRVMPGLVAEVGAEIFRLLEKGDVDPLLYRNETVPFEEIPRALEDLAGRRTWGKLVAGLSG
- the mvaD gene encoding diphosphomevalonate decarboxylase; its protein translation is MSTEGPLIGCAEAHPNIALVKYWGKRDEKLNLPAVGSISVTLDALTTRTRVTFDPALRRDELRLGDGEAGAARVSVCLDLLREKAGVGWYARVESENDFPTGAGLASSASGFAALVRAADAALGLGLDERELSGIARRGSGSAARSIFGGYVEWPRGERPDGSDSVAHQLLPPGGWPLAVLVAITTRRSKPKGSSEGMKHTARTSPYWEAWVEGQEEDLAAARGAILRRDFQALAEVSERSCLKMHALMMASSPGLLYWNGATVEAIHAIRGLRHEGIPVFFTVDAGPQVKAICLPSFADEVERALRGVGGVLEVIRSGIGDGARVTHAMPVVGD
- a CDS encoding mevalonate kinase; the encoded protein is MRVRAEAPGKLFLLGEYAVLEGAPALMLAVDARASAVVEPAATPGWELVAPDVLQKSVAFRFDEAGLPVWPEEDLARRLSLVDQVLKGLAARGLLPGSEELRVTLDTSDFFAVRDGKRRKLGLGSSAALTVALSSALTAAAGREDRVGNRRGWLEELLHIHRALQDGRGSGADLAAAIYGGCLRYRLDEDGPGVEDCGWPEGLYRLFVWTGTPSSTGEYLARLDAWRQRNPGEYDRRLGELRALAEEGIDAVGRGGVEETLGAFAAYARALHELGAATKIPIYSTEHRRISGLVEGAGGVYKPCGAGGGDFGVALFDEVGRLEVARVKLERAGFLCPPLAPDGDGLRLEMIGEER
- a CDS encoding hydroxymethylglutaryl-CoA reductase, degradative codes for the protein MSERARFPEFYKLSISDRLRLLRERGWIGEEDYEALLSGEHTLKPHKADKMIENVIGVMGLPVGLGLNFLINGREYVVPLVVEEPSIVAALSSAAKMARTSGGFTAESTEPILIGQVQVVDIPNVARAKSQLLSRKREVMDLADSLHPQMVARGGGCRDMEVHQHRLPDGRDMLVVHLLVDTRDAMGANLVNTMCEGVAGLVESITGGRVFLRILSNLTDRSMVRARCEIPAEQLTGRGFRGEDVRDAIILANDFASVDPYRAATHNKGIMNGIDAVAIATGNDWRAIEAAAHAYAARSGRYSSLTRWYKGEGGELVGEIEIPLKVGTVGGPLQSNPTVGINHRLLGIGGARELAEVMGAVGLAQNFSALRALGTEGIQRGHMTLHARSVAMAAGATPEIFDEVVERLIDSGEIKVWKAEEIISSLGGTPGGAKSEEEPDPRLSGHGKVILLGEQAVVYGSHAIAAPIPLAVRARVRETSSDGVDLLIPRWGVEYHMRPGRRPHDRQEDTFEHTLEVVLGHLGLTGRPMRIEVFPTIPRAMGLGGSAAMAVAIIRALDHRFSLGLSDERINELAFECEKVAHGTPSGIDNTLATYGEFLLYRRGREGEPPLMQKVEVPRPLPLVIGLTGKESLTARTVGRVREAWQRNRTLYESIFAEIDRLALDGLEALRTYDLERLGELMNVCHGYLNALQVSSWEMEELVQIARSNGALGAKLTGGGGSVIALCPEDSDRVVGAFRDAGYQSLEVSVG
- a CDS encoding FecCD family ABC transporter permease encodes the protein MRVLRSWAALFGGLVVLGAILLVCLLASVRFGAAGIRTGEVVSALVGRDAGSRAEIIVRTLRVPRALAGALVGSSLAVAGAIMQGITRNPLADPGILGIEAGAGLAVVGGVFVFGISSLYGYALLAFAGGGLAAAVVYGLGSLGRGGMTPVRLTLAGASIAALFGSLTTAILVVDRRTLDEIRFWLAGSIAGRDTGLLLWALPYVCTGLVVAFGLSRQITALSLGEEVAAGLGQRTGRVRLLAALAAVLLAGSAVSVAGPVGFIGLVVPHVVRAFVGVDYRWVLPYSALAGAALLILADIAARLVLRPLELPVGVMTALVGAPFFVYLARRRVKG